The Drosophila santomea strain STO CAGO 1482 unplaced genomic scaffold, Prin_Dsan_1.1 Segkk101_quiver_pilon_scaf, whole genome shotgun sequence genome contains a region encoding:
- the LOC120457492 gene encoding TBC1 domain family member 20 isoform X2, with translation MSNMINNDQRPLNFEKCPESNDELKKRLEIEELILKNFDQNLSFGVLVKLSLAPYGLVNDDFRRILWPQLAGVDVNRLGQAPTLDKLQDHPEYNQVVLDVNRSLKRFPPGIPYEQRIALQDQLTVLILRVIQKYPNLRYYQGYHDVAVTFLLVVGEEIAFAIMEQLSKTHFSECMQETMEATQRRLMFIWPIIKFENPELYQFLQSSTVGTLFSLPWYLTWFGHSLTSYKAVVRLYDYFLASPIYTSLFVTAAILLYRSDEILKEDCDMASVHCLLSIPEDLPFEDVLKTSSSLLNKYSLTVIEKDVEELICQERRQRKTDEALIVKRRRPPTSNIIPIINQWIPNKSTAKSVLLTTAISIVVGVCAYYYKNQYFAAGIS, from the exons ATGAGCAATATGATCAACAATGATCAACGTCCCcttaattttgaaaaat gTCCAGAATCTAATGATGAGCTCAAAAAACGGTTGGAGATAGAAGAATTAATTCTTAAAAACTTCGACCAAAATCTTAGCTTTGGTGTTCTTGTGAAGTTATCCCTTGCACCGTACGGATTGGTCAATGACGATTTTAGAAGGATTTTATGGCCGCAGTTGGCAGGAGTCGACGTAAACCGTTTAGGACAAGCTCCAACACTCGATAAGTTGCAAGACCACCCAGAATACAACCAGGTGGTGTTGGATGTAAATCGTTCTCTAAAACGATTTCCACCAGGAATTCCGTACGAGCAGCGAATTGCACTGCAAGACCAACTTACTGTTTTGATTTTACGAGTAATTCAAAAGTATCCTAACTTGAGATATTATCAAGGCTATCATGATGTGGCTGTAACATTTTTGCTAGTGGTTGGCGAAGAAATCGCTTTTGCAATAATGGAGCAGCTCTCTAAAACACATTTTTCGGAATGTATGCAGGAGACTATGGAGGCCACGCAAAGGCGACTTATGTTTATTTGGCCTATCATTAAATTTGAGAACCCAGAACTTTATCAGTTTTTGCAAAGCTCAACGGTAGGAACTTTGTTTTCCTTACCGTGGTATTTGACATGGTTCGGACATAGTTTAACATCTTATAAAGCTGTAGTCCGTTTATATGACTATTTCCTTGCATCTCCTATTTATACATCTCTTTTTGTAACAGCGGCAATTTTACTTTATCGTTCAGACGAAATTCTAAAGGAGGACTGTGATATGGCATCGGTGCATTGTCTCTTATCA ATACCAGAAGATTTACCATTTGAGGACGTTTTAAAGACCTCCAGTTCGCTTTTAAATAAGTATAGCTTAACGGTTATTGAGAAAGATGTTGAAGAACTTATTTGTCAAGA AAGGAGGCAAAGGAAAACCGACGAAGCTTTAATCGTAAAAAGACGTCGACCGCCCACATCGAATATAATTCCTATCATAAACCAATGGATTCCAAACAAGTCTACTGCAAAGTCGGTATTATTGACGACAGCTATTTCTATTGTTGTGGGTGTATGTGCCTATTATTACAAGAATCAGTATTTTGCGGCAGGTATAAGCTGA
- the LOC120457492 gene encoding TBC1 domain family member 20 isoform X1: protein MSNMINNDQRPLNFEKCPESNDELKKRLEIEELILKNFDQNLSFGVLVKLSLAPYGLVNDDFRRILWPQLAGVDVNRLGQAPTLDKLQDHPEYNQVVLDVNRSLKRFPPGIPYEQRIALQDQLTVLILRVIQKYPNLRYYQGYHDVAVTFLLVVGEEIAFAIMEQLSKTHFSECMQETMEATQRRLMFIWPIIKFENPELYQFLQSSTVGTLFSLPWYLTWFGHSLTSYKAVVRLYDYFLASPIYTSLFVTAAILLYRSDEILKEDCDMASVHCLLSVIPEDLPFEDVLKTSSSLLNKYSLTVIEKDVEELICQERRQRKTDEALIVKRRRPPTSNIIPIINQWIPNKSTAKSVLLTTAISIVVGVCAYYYKNQYFAAGIS, encoded by the exons ATGAGCAATATGATCAACAATGATCAACGTCCCcttaattttgaaaaat gTCCAGAATCTAATGATGAGCTCAAAAAACGGTTGGAGATAGAAGAATTAATTCTTAAAAACTTCGACCAAAATCTTAGCTTTGGTGTTCTTGTGAAGTTATCCCTTGCACCGTACGGATTGGTCAATGACGATTTTAGAAGGATTTTATGGCCGCAGTTGGCAGGAGTCGACGTAAACCGTTTAGGACAAGCTCCAACACTCGATAAGTTGCAAGACCACCCAGAATACAACCAGGTGGTGTTGGATGTAAATCGTTCTCTAAAACGATTTCCACCAGGAATTCCGTACGAGCAGCGAATTGCACTGCAAGACCAACTTACTGTTTTGATTTTACGAGTAATTCAAAAGTATCCTAACTTGAGATATTATCAAGGCTATCATGATGTGGCTGTAACATTTTTGCTAGTGGTTGGCGAAGAAATCGCTTTTGCAATAATGGAGCAGCTCTCTAAAACACATTTTTCGGAATGTATGCAGGAGACTATGGAGGCCACGCAAAGGCGACTTATGTTTATTTGGCCTATCATTAAATTTGAGAACCCAGAACTTTATCAGTTTTTGCAAAGCTCAACGGTAGGAACTTTGTTTTCCTTACCGTGGTATTTGACATGGTTCGGACATAGTTTAACATCTTATAAAGCTGTAGTCCGTTTATATGACTATTTCCTTGCATCTCCTATTTATACATCTCTTTTTGTAACAGCGGCAATTTTACTTTATCGTTCAGACGAAATTCTAAAGGAGGACTGTGATATGGCATCGGTGCATTGTCTCTTATCAGTG ATACCAGAAGATTTACCATTTGAGGACGTTTTAAAGACCTCCAGTTCGCTTTTAAATAAGTATAGCTTAACGGTTATTGAGAAAGATGTTGAAGAACTTATTTGTCAAGA AAGGAGGCAAAGGAAAACCGACGAAGCTTTAATCGTAAAAAGACGTCGACCGCCCACATCGAATATAATTCCTATCATAAACCAATGGATTCCAAACAAGTCTACTGCAAAGTCGGTATTATTGACGACAGCTATTTCTATTGTTGTGGGTGTATGTGCCTATTATTACAAGAATCAGTATTTTGCGGCAGGTATAAGCTGA
- the LOC120457492 gene encoding TBC1 domain family member 20 isoform X3, translated as MSNMINNDQRPLNFEKCPESNDELKKRLEIEELILKNFDQNLSFGVLVKLSLAPYGLVNDDFRRILWPQLAGVDVNRLGQAPTLDKLQDHPEYNQVVLDVNRSLKRFPPGIPYEQRIALQDQLTVLILRVIQKYPNLRYYQGYHDVAVTFLLVVGEEIAFAIMEQLSKTHFSECMQETMEATQRRLMFIWPIIKFENPELYQFLQSSTVGTLFSLPWYLTWFGHSLTSYKAVVRLYDYFLASPIYTSLFVTAAILLYRSDEILKEDCDMASVHCLLSVIPEDLPFEDVLKTSSSLLNKYSLTVIEKDVEELICQERQRKTDEALIVKRRRPPTSNIIPIINQWIPNKSTAKSVLLTTAISIVVGVCAYYYKNQYFAAGIS; from the exons ATGAGCAATATGATCAACAATGATCAACGTCCCcttaattttgaaaaat gTCCAGAATCTAATGATGAGCTCAAAAAACGGTTGGAGATAGAAGAATTAATTCTTAAAAACTTCGACCAAAATCTTAGCTTTGGTGTTCTTGTGAAGTTATCCCTTGCACCGTACGGATTGGTCAATGACGATTTTAGAAGGATTTTATGGCCGCAGTTGGCAGGAGTCGACGTAAACCGTTTAGGACAAGCTCCAACACTCGATAAGTTGCAAGACCACCCAGAATACAACCAGGTGGTGTTGGATGTAAATCGTTCTCTAAAACGATTTCCACCAGGAATTCCGTACGAGCAGCGAATTGCACTGCAAGACCAACTTACTGTTTTGATTTTACGAGTAATTCAAAAGTATCCTAACTTGAGATATTATCAAGGCTATCATGATGTGGCTGTAACATTTTTGCTAGTGGTTGGCGAAGAAATCGCTTTTGCAATAATGGAGCAGCTCTCTAAAACACATTTTTCGGAATGTATGCAGGAGACTATGGAGGCCACGCAAAGGCGACTTATGTTTATTTGGCCTATCATTAAATTTGAGAACCCAGAACTTTATCAGTTTTTGCAAAGCTCAACGGTAGGAACTTTGTTTTCCTTACCGTGGTATTTGACATGGTTCGGACATAGTTTAACATCTTATAAAGCTGTAGTCCGTTTATATGACTATTTCCTTGCATCTCCTATTTATACATCTCTTTTTGTAACAGCGGCAATTTTACTTTATCGTTCAGACGAAATTCTAAAGGAGGACTGTGATATGGCATCGGTGCATTGTCTCTTATCAGTG ATACCAGAAGATTTACCATTTGAGGACGTTTTAAAGACCTCCAGTTCGCTTTTAAATAAGTATAGCTTAACGGTTATTGAGAAAGATGTTGAAGAACTTATTTGTCAAGA GAGGCAAAGGAAAACCGACGAAGCTTTAATCGTAAAAAGACGTCGACCGCCCACATCGAATATAATTCCTATCATAAACCAATGGATTCCAAACAAGTCTACTGCAAAGTCGGTATTATTGACGACAGCTATTTCTATTGTTGTGGGTGTATGTGCCTATTATTACAAGAATCAGTATTTTGCGGCAGGTATAAGCTGA
- the LOC120457492 gene encoding TBC1 domain family member 20 isoform X5 codes for MSNMINNDQRPLNFEKCPESNDELKKRLEIEELILKNFDQNLSFGVLVKLSLAPYGLVNDDFRRILWPQLAGVDVNRLGQAPTLDKLQDHPEYNQVVLDVNRSLKRFPPGIPYEQRIALQDQLTVLILRVIQKYPNLRYYQGYHDVAVTFLLVVGEEIAFAIMEQLSKTHFSECMQETMEATQRRLMFIWPIIKFENPELYQFLQSSTRQFYFIVQTKF; via the exons ATGAGCAATATGATCAACAATGATCAACGTCCCcttaattttgaaaaat gTCCAGAATCTAATGATGAGCTCAAAAAACGGTTGGAGATAGAAGAATTAATTCTTAAAAACTTCGACCAAAATCTTAGCTTTGGTGTTCTTGTGAAGTTATCCCTTGCACCGTACGGATTGGTCAATGACGATTTTAGAAGGATTTTATGGCCGCAGTTGGCAGGAGTCGACGTAAACCGTTTAGGACAAGCTCCAACACTCGATAAGTTGCAAGACCACCCAGAATACAACCAGGTGGTGTTGGATGTAAATCGTTCTCTAAAACGATTTCCACCAGGAATTCCGTACGAGCAGCGAATTGCACTGCAAGACCAACTTACTGTTTTGATTTTACGAGTAATTCAAAAGTATCCTAACTTGAGATATTATCAAGGCTATCATGATGTGGCTGTAACATTTTTGCTAGTGGTTGGCGAAGAAATCGCTTTTGCAATAATGGAGCAGCTCTCTAAAACACATTTTTCGGAATGTATGCAGGAGACTATGGAGGCCACGCAAAGGCGACTTATGTTTATTTGGCCTATCATTAAATTTGAGAACCCAGAACTTTATCAGTTTTTGCAAAGCTCAACG CGGCAATTTTACTTTATCGTTCAGACGAAATTCTAA
- the LOC120457492 gene encoding TBC1 domain family member 20 isoform X4: MSNMINNDQRPLNFEKCPESNDELKKRLEIEELILKNFDQNLSFGVLVKLSLAPYGLVNDDFRRILWPQLAGVDVNRLGQAPTLDKLQDHPEYNQVVLDVNRSLKRFPPGIPYEQRIALQDQLTVLILRVIQKYPNLRYYQGYHDVAVTFLLVVGEEIAFAIMEQLSKTHFSECMQETMEATQRRLMFIWPIIKFENPELYQFLQSSTVGTLFSLPWYLTWFGHSLTSYKAVVRLYDYFLASPIYTSLFVTAAILLYRSDEILKEDCDMASVHCLLSIPEDLPFEDVLKTSSSLLNKYSLTVIEKDVEELICQERQRKTDEALIVKRRRPPTSNIIPIINQWIPNKSTAKSVLLTTAISIVVGVCAYYYKNQYFAAGIS; this comes from the exons ATGAGCAATATGATCAACAATGATCAACGTCCCcttaattttgaaaaat gTCCAGAATCTAATGATGAGCTCAAAAAACGGTTGGAGATAGAAGAATTAATTCTTAAAAACTTCGACCAAAATCTTAGCTTTGGTGTTCTTGTGAAGTTATCCCTTGCACCGTACGGATTGGTCAATGACGATTTTAGAAGGATTTTATGGCCGCAGTTGGCAGGAGTCGACGTAAACCGTTTAGGACAAGCTCCAACACTCGATAAGTTGCAAGACCACCCAGAATACAACCAGGTGGTGTTGGATGTAAATCGTTCTCTAAAACGATTTCCACCAGGAATTCCGTACGAGCAGCGAATTGCACTGCAAGACCAACTTACTGTTTTGATTTTACGAGTAATTCAAAAGTATCCTAACTTGAGATATTATCAAGGCTATCATGATGTGGCTGTAACATTTTTGCTAGTGGTTGGCGAAGAAATCGCTTTTGCAATAATGGAGCAGCTCTCTAAAACACATTTTTCGGAATGTATGCAGGAGACTATGGAGGCCACGCAAAGGCGACTTATGTTTATTTGGCCTATCATTAAATTTGAGAACCCAGAACTTTATCAGTTTTTGCAAAGCTCAACGGTAGGAACTTTGTTTTCCTTACCGTGGTATTTGACATGGTTCGGACATAGTTTAACATCTTATAAAGCTGTAGTCCGTTTATATGACTATTTCCTTGCATCTCCTATTTATACATCTCTTTTTGTAACAGCGGCAATTTTACTTTATCGTTCAGACGAAATTCTAAAGGAGGACTGTGATATGGCATCGGTGCATTGTCTCTTATCA ATACCAGAAGATTTACCATTTGAGGACGTTTTAAAGACCTCCAGTTCGCTTTTAAATAAGTATAGCTTAACGGTTATTGAGAAAGATGTTGAAGAACTTATTTGTCAAGA GAGGCAAAGGAAAACCGACGAAGCTTTAATCGTAAAAAGACGTCGACCGCCCACATCGAATATAATTCCTATCATAAACCAATGGATTCCAAACAAGTCTACTGCAAAGTCGGTATTATTGACGACAGCTATTTCTATTGTTGTGGGTGTATGTGCCTATTATTACAAGAATCAGTATTTTGCGGCAGGTATAAGCTGA